One segment of Gouania willdenowi unplaced genomic scaffold, fGouWil2.1 scaffold_93_arrow_ctg1, whole genome shotgun sequence DNA contains the following:
- the LOC114461083 gene encoding uncharacterized protein LOC114461083 — protein MGKCKFNEAWQDKQAFCHWLKPVDNNVFEAFCTVCKKKIQLGNMGVKALESHAKSCKHINSIKAKEKTLSIDGVFQPANLSQLTVNALEAEDNVNQPAACASTAPPVTTATNGRVDLRTTFGFTPTMKAEVLWTLNTIAKHQSYNGNEGISELFKSMFPDSDIATTFTCGSDKTAYIAKFGLAVHIKEELVSEVNKSPFVLMFDESLNETTKNKQLDVHVRFWDEGQVQSRYLGSQFMGHSTAQDLLSHLKECMDKLDLRHLVSISMDGPSVNWKLFDIFQKDQSEQYGGVQLICVGSCGLHTLHNAFKCGFSAWQLDKLLRAMHTLFHNVPARREDYITITKSSVFPLSFCAHRWVENLPVVERALAVWPSLLLYMEAVKTKRLSNPGTGRPFLNAVNRSVTVS, from the exons atggggaaatgtaaatttaatgaagcGTGGCAAGATAAACAAGCATTTTGTCACTGGTTAAAACCGGTGGACAACAACGTATTTGAGGCTTTTTGTACAGTATGCAAAAAAAAGATTCAGCTTGGTAACATGGGTGTGAAGGCTTTGGAGTCTCATGCCAAGTCATGTAAGCACATCAACTCTATCAAAGCTAAGGAGAAAACACTTTCCATCGACGGAGTGTTTCAACCTGCTAACCTTAGCCAGCTAACTGTTAATGCGCTTGAAGCAGAAGATAACGTTAACCAACCAGCTGCTTGCGCTAGCACAGCCCCTCCAGTTACGACCGCAACTAACGGTAGAGTGGATCTGCGCACAACTTTTGGATTCACACCTACAATGAAAGCAGAGGTGTTGTGGACTCTTAACACCATCGCCAAACATCAGTCCTACAATGGAAATGAGGGTATTTCAGAGCTTTTCAAAAGCATGTTCCCTGATTCCGACATCGCTACCACGTTTACTTGTGGGTCCGACAAAACGGCATACATAGCCAAGTTTGGTTTAGCGGTTCACATCAAAGAGGAATTGGTGTCCGAAGTAAACAAATCGCCGTTCGTTCTTATGTTTGACGAGAGCCTCAAcgagacaacaaaaaacaaacagctggaTGTGCATGTTCGCTTCTGGGACGAGGGACAGGTTCAGTCCAGATACCTGGGCTCCCAGTTTATGGGACATTCCACTGCACAAGACCTGCTGTCACATCTCAAA GAATGTATGGACAAACTGGACCTCAGACACTTGGTGTCCATTTCAATGGATGGGCCCAGTGTGAACTGGAAACTCTTCGACATTTTCCAGAAAGATCAATCTGAGCAGTACGGAG GTGTTCAGCTCATTTGTGTGGGGAGCTGTGGCTTACACACGCTACACAACGCATTCAAGTGTGGGTTCAGTGCATGGCAGCTGGACAAGTTGCTGAGAGCAATGCACACATTGTTTCACAATGTGCCTGCCAGGAGAGAGGATTACATCACCATAACCAAGTCCAGTGTGTTCCCCCTGTCTTTCTGTGCCCATCGTTGGGTAGAAAACCTTCCGGTTGTGGAGAGAGCCTTGGCTGTCTGGCCATCACTTCTCCTGTACATGGAAGCTGTGAAAACAAAGAGACTCTCCAACCCTGGGACAGGTAGGCCCTTCTTAAATGCTGTGAATAGGTCTGTGACTGTGTCCTAA